Proteins encoded in a region of the Panicum hallii strain FIL2 chromosome 3, PHallii_v3.1, whole genome shotgun sequence genome:
- the LOC112885368 gene encoding protein S-acyltransferase 18, with protein sequence MGCGDRDIVTAAMARQPWRRRHGWQLPLHPLQLVGAAVFALLVAAFYVVLGPYIGNTLPGNILLGAFSFSAVAAAALYVRCTAVDPSDRTEAKKDKRKRQLARGGGHGGAGRLPRLRYGYILWRYAVRLLRRVETRVTNRWVRRSYLEQWNTSVQLDPMLPFAFSSLDDIVSPCAAADGHDISFCPICDCEVKLRSKHCKTCERCVDGFDHHCRWLNNCIGRRNYATFILLMFFVLLMLVIEGGTAIAIFVRCFVDSKGVKMEMEHRLHIRLPKGAHAALSMAFVIFTLYSTAALGQLFFFHMVLIKKGMRTYDYILAMREGAAFDPFEDSDSDESIDFDSPEKPSFLSRIFCRKDEGNESTRKLSIRIESDKMDASGGKDDIQINPWTLIKMSKEKAMAAAERARERIRQKLPTSPMKPLPVETKRGPLNPERKHITAGKEIVPVFTKSWLSESPTTVRISSPRRRFSGSSSPKPQLYRSNFDLRLAEVSRELETHISKQVLCSVVMKGVEDEASSS encoded by the exons ATGGGCTGCGGCGACAGGGACATCGTGACGGCGGCGATGGCGCGGCAGCCctggcgccgccgccacggatGGCAGCTCCCCCTCCACCCGCTCCAG CTAGTGGGCGCGGCCGTGTTCGCGCTCCTCGTCGCCGCGTTCTACGTCGTCCTGGGACCCTACATCGGCAACACCCTCCCCGGGAACATCCTCCTCGGGGCCTTCTCCTTCTCG gccgtggcggcggcggcgctctaCGTGCGCTGCACGGCGGTGGACCCGTCCGACCGGACGGAAGCGAAGAAGGACAAGCGGAAGCGGCAActcgcgcggggcggcggccatggcggcgcggggaggctGCCGCGGCTGCGGTACGGCTACATCCTGTGGCGGTACGCGGTGCGGTTGCTGCGGCGGGTGGAGACGCGGGTCACCAACCGCTGGGTGCGGAGGAGCTACCTCGAGCAGTGGAACACCAGCGTGCAGCTCGACCCCATGCTTCCCTTCGCCTTCTCCAGCCTCGACGACATCGTCTCGCCTTGCGCCGCTGCGGACGGTCACGACATCTCCTTCTGCCCCATCTGCGACTGTGAG GTGAAATTGCGCAGCAAGCACTGCAAGACCTGTGAGCGCTGTGTTGATGGATTTGATCACCACTGCAGG TGGCTGAACAATTGCATTGGAAGAAGGAACTATGCAACATTTATTCTGCTCATGTTCTTTGTCCTGTTGATG CTTGTTATTGAGGGAGGAACGGCGATTGCAATCTTCGTTCGTTGCTTTGTTGACAGCAAAGGAGTCAAAATGGAAATGGAGCACAGGCTACATATTAGACTCCCAAAAGGAGCTCATGCGGCATTGTCA ATGGCTTTTGTTATCTTCACATTATACAGTACTGCAGCTCTGGGTCAGCTCTTCTTCTTCCACATGGTCCTTATCAAAAAG GGCATGAGGACCTATGACTACATTCTTGCAATGAGAGAAGGAGCGGCATTTGATCCATTCGAAGATTCAGATTCTGATGAGAGCATCGACTTTGACTCACCAGAGAAGCCATCTTTCCTGTCAAGGATCTTTTGCAGAAAGGATGAAGGGAATGAA AGTACTCGGAAGCTGTCGATCAGGATCGAGAGCGACAAAATGGATGCATCAGGAGGGAAGGATGACATCCAAATCAATCCATGGACGTTGATCAAGATGAGCAAGGAGAAGGCAATGGCAGCAGCTGAGCGCGCACGAGAGCGGATCAGACAGAAGCTGCCCACCTCACCGATGAAACCACTGCCAGTGGAGACCAAGCGTGGCCCTCTGAATCCGGAGAGAAAACACATCACAGCTGGGAAGGAGATCGTGCCGGTCTTCACCAAGAGCTGGCTGTCAGAATCACCAACGACTGTGAGGATCTCAAGCCCCAGAAGGCGGTTCTCGGGGTCATCATCTCCGAAGCCCCAGCTGTACCGGAGCAACTTCGACCTGAGGCTGGCCGAGGTATCAAGGGAGCTGGAGACCCACATCTCGAAGCAGGTGCTGTGCTCCGTCGTCATGAAGGGTGTGGAGGACGAAGCCTCTTCGTCATAA